A genomic stretch from Desulfonispora thiosulfatigenes DSM 11270 includes:
- a CDS encoding stalk domain-containing protein, with amino-acid sequence MNQRKLFAIITLIGFMMTLLPVTVFAGSDNFASLGWSQIYSEDDYINADNIDLAGFTIELKDFNGKPTSKVTTGSTLVIWAERVNEQVSDVDEFTDKDGNKLSNKFNKAIIVVTPQKSTIVYLRSDKAGVVNVKAAIVEENKLDSETVCQKDIVENRAVQISDTARAEFEGSEIILDPSLGCSQIYSKDYRLEADGEDNAELIITLRDRYCNTVANAWAYIASDRGAVDVIVENGDYSEKMIDSENGVKAFKSNEDGIIEFKVSSKVGGRARIVAGFNEDIYNNFINGDYSQIIRDSCILNFIAKATFTMGSNIVKLNNGTEISSDVAPLNDRGTVYTSLDTFSKVFDLKAERDDKSKKITLSNNFIKGTLKLYTNYVEVNDGQSQRYMNAAPFVKDEIIFLPIRDLANIFEKEAKIVHGAKFTVGSKIVELNDGTILESEVAPFYKESEVFVPVRLIAQVYGLFMDVEEYPSVTMISFNDYFNPYDNNKLQMFMGSTEYIFNGIYGNLNRAPFIKDGEMFVPLKFVVEKYGHEAIINDLNSNNNLNSLLVEGFTLDPEFNPEITEYKLKVDNSVSNIKLTAQAEFNMARMKLNGEILNNQEAKEISLQEGDNIFSIDVIAEDDSKKTYKVIINRKENGNSSGGGSSSGGGSSSSGGGGSSSSSSGGGGSATTSDKDENTNNNNSTKDNTVKESIAKDTVVKTEADKTLKESLLKTGQANISLKDKNTPKVEISVENIKNLTTKKEKLTIENKGLKVVFPPKALALEKGDLQDASVELGARQVSEVEKESIISKAQLGQKTGLFEIGASIVDLTAGLRSSSNEGNEAKKIDKFTEPVAVTIDLSEVKITKEDIPKLTGIRYEKNQQGNIIPVKLGGTYSSVSKQFTFYTDSFSLYGVLKDSSLTKINLGVNQLNSLVNGQIKSLDSPPIIKNDRVMVPLRFIGESFGAKIEWDEIERIVTYNLDGIELKIMVDNKAKGQDVAATIVNGRTLVPIRYVSENLGANVLWISSTQSVEIVK; translated from the coding sequence TTGAACCAAAGAAAATTATTTGCCATCATAACATTAATAGGATTTATGATGACATTATTACCAGTAACTGTATTTGCAGGTTCGGATAATTTTGCGTCTTTAGGATGGTCTCAAATTTATTCAGAAGATGATTATATAAATGCTGATAACATAGATTTAGCTGGATTTACAATTGAATTGAAGGATTTTAATGGAAAACCAACATCAAAGGTTACTACAGGTTCAACACTTGTAATTTGGGCAGAACGTGTTAATGAACAAGTATCTGATGTAGATGAATTCACAGACAAGGATGGAAACAAATTATCAAACAAGTTTAATAAAGCAATAATTGTAGTTACCCCACAGAAGTCAACGATAGTATATTTAAGATCTGATAAGGCTGGTGTAGTAAATGTAAAAGCAGCGATTGTTGAGGAGAATAAGTTAGACTCAGAAACAGTATGTCAAAAAGACATAGTTGAAAACAGAGCTGTTCAAATTAGTGATACAGCTAGAGCTGAATTTGAAGGGTCGGAGATTATTCTAGACCCTAGCCTAGGATGTTCACAAATATACTCAAAAGATTATCGCCTAGAAGCTGATGGAGAAGATAATGCTGAGTTGATCATAACTTTAAGAGACCGTTATTGTAATACGGTTGCTAATGCATGGGCATATATAGCATCAGACAGAGGTGCAGTTGATGTAATCGTAGAAAATGGTGATTATAGCGAAAAAATGATTGATTCAGAAAATGGTGTTAAAGCCTTTAAATCTAATGAGGATGGAATTATTGAATTTAAAGTATCTTCTAAGGTTGGAGGGAGAGCAAGAATAGTAGCAGGATTTAATGAAGATATCTACAATAACTTTATCAATGGAGATTATTCACAGATCATTCGTGATAGCTGCATATTAAACTTTATTGCAAAGGCTACCTTTACCATGGGGTCAAATATTGTCAAACTAAATAATGGAACAGAAATAAGTTCAGATGTAGCACCTTTAAACGACAGAGGAACAGTTTATACTAGTTTAGACACATTTAGTAAAGTGTTTGATCTTAAAGCTGAGAGGGATGACAAAAGTAAAAAAATCACTTTAAGTAATAATTTTATAAAGGGTACTTTAAAGCTGTATACTAATTATGTAGAAGTTAATGATGGTCAATCTCAAAGATATATGAATGCTGCTCCATTTGTTAAAGATGAAATAATTTTTTTACCTATAAGAGACTTAGCTAATATTTTTGAGAAAGAAGCTAAAATTGTTCATGGTGCAAAGTTCACTGTAGGTTCAAAAATAGTGGAGTTAAATGACGGTACAATATTAGAATCTGAGGTAGCTCCTTTTTATAAGGAAAGTGAAGTTTTTGTACCAGTTAGATTAATAGCGCAAGTATATGGACTATTTATGGATGTTGAAGAATATCCTTCAGTAACCATGATATCTTTTAATGATTATTTTAATCCATATGATAATAATAAATTACAAATGTTTATGGGAAGTACGGAATATATATTTAATGGCATTTATGGTAATCTCAATCGTGCTCCATTTATTAAAGATGGAGAGATGTTCGTACCACTAAAGTTTGTGGTAGAGAAATATGGGCATGAGGCAATAATTAATGATTTAAACTCAAATAATAATCTGAATTCATTACTAGTAGAAGGATTTACCCTTGATCCAGAATTTAATCCAGAAATAACTGAATATAAACTGAAGGTTGATAATTCAGTAAGTAATATTAAATTAACCGCACAGGCTGAGTTCAACATGGCAAGGATGAAACTTAACGGAGAAATCTTAAATAATCAAGAAGCAAAGGAAATAAGCTTACAAGAAGGCGATAATATCTTTAGTATAGATGTAATAGCTGAGGATGACTCTAAAAAAACGTATAAAGTTATCATCAATAGAAAAGAAAATGGCAATTCTTCTGGAGGGGGATCCTCTTCAGGTGGAGGAAGCTCATCATCAGGAGGTGGGGGTAGTTCTTCTTCATCAAGTGGTGGAGGGGGAAGCGCTACTACATCAGATAAGGATGAAAATACAAATAACAATAATAGCACAAAGGATAATACGGTAAAAGAAAGTATTGCAAAAGACACTGTTGTAAAAACAGAAGCAGATAAAACTTTAAAAGAATCATTATTAAAAACAGGACAAGCTAATATTTCTCTAAAAGATAAAAACACTCCAAAGGTAGAAATTTCTGTGGAAAACATTAAAAATCTTACCACAAAAAAAGAAAAGCTAACCATAGAAAATAAGGGATTAAAAGTAGTATTTCCCCCAAAGGCTTTAGCATTAGAAAAAGGTGATCTTCAGGATGCCTCTGTAGAATTAGGTGCTAGACAAGTTTCTGAGGTAGAGAAAGAAAGCATAATATCAAAAGCACAGTTGGGTCAAAAGACTGGATTATTTGAAATAGGAGCAAGTATCGTAGATTTAACAGCAGGATTAAGGTCTTCTAGTAATGAGGGAAATGAAGCTAAAAAAATTGATAAGTTCACCGAACCGGTAGCTGTAACTATTGATTTATCAGAGGTGAAAATTACTAAGGAAGATATCCCAAAATTAACTGGAATCAGATATGAAAAAAATCAGCAGGGCAATATCATACCAGTCAAACTAGGAGGAACATATAGTTCAGTTTCAAAACAATTTACCTTTTATACAGATAGTTTCAGTTTATATGGTGTACTTAAAGACTCTAGTTTAACTAAGATTAATTTAGGCGTAAATCAATTAAATTCATTAGTTAATGGTCAAATAAAGTCATTAGACAGTCCACCAATAATTAAAAATGATAGGGTAATGGTTCCTTTAAGATTCATAGGAGAAAGTTTTGGGGCAAAGATAGAATGGGATGAAATAGAAAGAATAGTTACATATAACTTAGATGGAATAGAACTTAAAATAATGGTTGATAATAAAGCTAAAGGTCAAGATGTAGCTGCTACTATAGTGAACGGGCGTACTTTAGTTCCAATTCGTTATGTTTCTGAAAATTTAGGGGCTAATGTATTATGGATTTCTTCAACTCAAAGCGTAGAAATAGTTAAATAA
- a CDS encoding AAA family ATPase gives MNIENISQYIRSVELQRDRISNFSEYPFCLSAVNNLFKLKFHPNVTFIVGENGTGKSTILEAIATVYGFNPEGGTKNFTFSTKDTHSDLHNYIKLTKGIKKPQDGFFLRAESFYNLATNIDELDKDGQGRKIIDFYGGCSLHEQSHGESFLALFLNKFKGKGIYILDEPEAALSPTRQMAMLARLHDLVKEGSQFIIATHSPIIISYPNSIIYEIKDGFNQVQYEQTEHYQVMRDFLNNTSKMLDILMD, from the coding sequence ATGAACATAGAAAATATTAGTCAATACATTAGAAGTGTAGAATTACAAAGAGATAGAATTTCTAATTTTAGTGAATATCCCTTTTGTCTTTCTGCTGTTAATAACTTATTTAAATTAAAATTTCATCCTAATGTTACATTTATCGTGGGCGAAAATGGAACTGGAAAATCAACTATTTTAGAGGCAATTGCAACAGTATATGGTTTTAATCCTGAGGGTGGCACAAAAAACTTTACCTTTTCAACTAAGGATACTCATTCAGACTTACATAATTATATTAAACTAACTAAAGGTATTAAGAAACCTCAAGATGGCTTTTTCCTTAGGGCAGAAAGTTTTTATAATTTAGCAACCAATATTGATGAATTAGATAAAGATGGACAAGGACGCAAGATTATTGATTTTTATGGTGGGTGTTCTCTTCATGAGCAATCACATGGAGAATCCTTTTTAGCATTATTTCTAAATAAATTTAAAGGAAAGGGAATATATATTTTAGACGAACCTGAGGCAGCTTTATCCCCCACAAGGCAGATGGCTATGTTAGCTAGATTACATGATTTAGTTAAAGAGGGTAGTCAATTTATAATCGCTACCCACTCACCAATTATTATATCATATCCAAATTCGATTATTTATGAAATAAAAGACGGCTTTAATCAAGTGCAATATGAACAAACTGAACATTATCAAGTGATGAGGGATTTTTTAAATAATACCTCTAAAATGTTAGATATTTTGATGGATTAG
- the larE gene encoding ATP-dependent sacrificial sulfur transferase LarE: MFTKLEKLKNWFEDKERVALAFSGGVDSALLLKVGEMTLGSGLSAITIHSPLNKEEELKVAQRLAENLKVEQIVVNLNDLEIAEVASNHSERCYYCKKNRFEKLISLIKEKNIKWIIEGSNLDDLKDYRPGLRAVKELGIRSPLQEIGFTKKEIRNLARYLDVPVWNKPSEPCLATRFPVGTNLNLDNLKRIEQCEEYVKRLLDIKILRIRDYNNLARIEVLEEDIKLLLQNKVEITRELKKKGFKYITLDLNGYKQGSMNNTGGS, from the coding sequence GTGTTTACTAAGCTAGAAAAACTAAAAAATTGGTTTGAGGATAAAGAAAGGGTTGCTCTTGCCTTTTCAGGGGGCGTGGATAGTGCTCTTTTATTAAAGGTGGGGGAAATGACCTTAGGTTCAGGATTATCAGCTATTACTATTCATTCTCCATTAAATAAGGAAGAAGAATTAAAAGTGGCACAAAGGCTAGCTGAAAATTTAAAAGTAGAGCAAATAGTGGTTAATTTAAATGACCTTGAAATTGCTGAGGTAGCTAGTAATCATAGTGAGCGCTGTTATTATTGTAAAAAAAATCGGTTTGAAAAATTAATTTCACTTATAAAAGAGAAGAATATAAAATGGATTATTGAAGGGTCTAATTTAGATGATTTAAAAGATTATCGTCCCGGATTAAGAGCTGTAAAAGAATTAGGAATTAGAAGTCCGTTACAGGAAATAGGGTTTACGAAAAAGGAAATTAGAAATTTAGCACGCTATTTAGATGTGCCTGTATGGAACAAGCCTTCTGAGCCTTGCCTGGCTACGCGTTTTCCCGTGGGTACAAATTTAAATTTAGATAATTTAAAAAGGATAGAACAGTGCGAAGAATATGTAAAAAGGTTATTAGACATAAAAATACTGCGCATACGGGATTATAATAACTTAGCGAGAATTGAAGTATTAGAAGAAGATATTAAGTTACTATTACAAAATAAAGTAGAAATTACGCGGGAACTAAAAAAGAAAGGGTTTAAATATATTACTTTAGATTTAAACGGCTATAAACAAGGGAGTATGAATAATACGGGAGGCTCATAA